From a single Phragmites australis chromosome 7, lpPhrAust1.1, whole genome shotgun sequence genomic region:
- the LOC133923710 gene encoding early nodulin-like protein 6, with translation MANLVSFVLLLALLGTLYRRAGATAFEVGGDDGWVVPHSKEGGMYNQWASKNRFLVGDSVHFKYKKDSVMVVTEDDYNNCRASHPIFFSNNGDTQVQLDRAGLFYFISGVTGHCERGQRMIIKVIGRDAPPPAPQAASPPPTPPSPPNPSGAAPGTSVLAGTIAVAAMALPFVVHGV, from the exons ATGGCGAATCTCGTTTCCTTTGTGCTGCTTCTTGCCCTCCTCGGCACATTGTACCGCCGCGCCGGCGCCACCGCCTTTGAGGTCGGCGGAGACGACGGCTGGGTCGTGCCGCACTCCAAGGAGGGCGGCATGTACAACCAGTGGGCGTCCAAGAACCGATTCCTCGTCGGCGACAGCGTCC ATTTCAAGTACAAGAAGgactcggtgatggtggtgacggAGGACGACTACAACAACTGCCGGGCGTCGCACCCCATCTTCTTCTCCAACAACGGCGACACGCAGGTGCAGCTGgaccgcgcgggcctcttctACTTCATCAGCGGCGTCACCGGCCACTGCGAGCGCGGGCAGAGGATGATCATCAAGGTCATCGGCCGCGACGCGCCCCCGCCGGCGCCCCAGGCGGCTAGCCCGCCCCCGACGCCTCCCAGCCCACCGAACCCGAGCGGCGCCGCTCCAGGCACCAGCGTACTCGCCGGCACTATTGCCGTCGCGGCGATGGCATTGCCGTTCGTGGTGCACGGTGTCTGA
- the LOC133925232 gene encoding protein BPS1, chloroplastic-like: protein MFLADKYSSLLPSHHYPATASPKANRRQQQQGKAARLDAALAARLRGLLPLPASPLAALARLADLLALTLGEAAPALAGEGDAVAVAAHLDAGVALLDACNAITARLDRLRLRRLLARFALHLLSSSPSSPSSIGRARAALTDRAATSPPPPLPSLPFDQPRGRLSAAARVLVAVNSVSSLAAAAAASVLGGGALAAAFPLVSSDFPWAEAFNTVSIQLSTLATNTSEVDAIDEAVQKLASVLDGEGGIDEAALRAAAQEVEKRTEELTARLDPLSDAVSRVFRAALCLRDAELGSFMVGPTEKTCK, encoded by the coding sequence ATGTTCCTCGCCGACAAGTACAGCTCGCTCCTCCCCTCCCACCACTACCCCGCCACCGCCTCACCCAAGGCCAACCGccgccagcagcagcagggcaAGGCGGCCCGCTTGGACGCCGCGCTCGCCGCGCGCCTCCGGGGcctgctgccgctgccggcgtCCCCGCTCGCGGCGCTCGCGCGGCTCGCTGACCTCCTCGCGCTCACGCTTGGGGAGGCGGCGCCCGCGCTAGCCGGCGAGGGGGACgcggtcgccgtcgccgcccatCTCGACGCAGGCGTCGCGCTCCTCGACGCCTGCAACGCGATTACCGCCCGCCTCGACcggctccgcctccgccgcctcctcgcccgCTTCGCGCTGCACCTCCTCTCGTCGTCGCCCTCGTCACCATCGTCGATCGGGCGCGCACGTGCGGCGCTCACCGACCGCGCCGCAACGTCCCCTCCGCCCCCGCTCCCTTCCCTCCCGTTCGACCAGCCCCGCGGCCGCCTCTCTGCCGCCGCGCGCGTCCTTGTCGCTGTGAACTCCGTCTCCTCCCTCGCGGCGGCAGCCGCGGCCTCCGTGCTCGGCGGgggcgccctcgccgccgccttcccACTGGTCTCCAGCGACTTCCCGTGGGCGGAAGCCTTCAACACCGTCTCCATCCAGCTCTCCACCCTCGCCACCAACACCAGCGAAGTGGACGCCATCGACGAGGCCGTGCAGAAGCTCGCGTCGGTCCTCGACGGCGAAGGCGGCATCGACGAGGCGGCGCTGCGTGCCGCGGCGCAGGAGGTGGAGAAGCGGACGGAGGAGCTGACAGCGCGGCTGGACCCCCTGTCGGACGCCGTCAGCCGCGTGTTCCGCGCGGCGCTATGCCTCCGCGACGCCGAGCTGGGCAGCTTCATGGTGGGACCCACCGAGAAGACGTGTAAATAA
- the LOC133925235 gene encoding uncharacterized protein LOC133925235, producing MAVAVALTTTYRSCSIVSVPPRSPPQRRRPSPTRASGAVEVRVCTNRTCARHGVLAAPAGLAPPRVDVASCGCLGRCGAGPSVVGRGAALFGHVGTAARGAQLLEHLLGAAEFDAAAGLAAREKAEAALEKGNAAETEALLTEAICLNACGGLRLVYSSSFF from the exons atggcggtggcggtggctctTACCACTACCTATCGCTCCTGCTCCATAGTCTCCGTTCCCCCACGGTCACCGCCTCAACGACGGAGGCCTTCTCCAACTCGCGCTTCGGGGGCGGTGGAGGTGCGTGTCTGCACGAACCGCACATGCGCGCGCCATGGCGTCCTGGCTGCGCCCGCGGGCCTCGCGCCGCCGCGCGTAGACGTGGCCTCTTGCGGGTGCCTTGGCCGCTGCGGCGCGGGGCCCTCCGTCGTCGGGAGGGGCGCCGCGTTGTTCGGACACGTGGGcacggcggcgcgcggcgcgCAGCTCCTGGAGCATCTCCTCGGAGCCGCGGAGTTCGACGCGGCCGCGGGTCTCGCCGCGAGGGAGAAGGCGGAGGCTGCCCTCGAGAAGGGAAATGCGGCCGAAACGGAAGCTCTCTTAACTGAG GCAATTTGTCTCAATGCTTGTGGTGGTCTGCGTTTGGTGTACAGCAGcagttttttttaa
- the LOC133925233 gene encoding ubiquinone biosynthesis protein COQ4 homolog, mitochondrial, producing the protein MLGARVHLKGWQQAAVALGSAFGALLDPRRADLIAALGETTGKPAFERVLQRMKNSAEGKEVLLERPRVISSQVSHAWDMPQNTFGAAYAQFMGSRNFSPDDRPPVRFMDTDELAYVATRAREVHDFWHVLFGLPTNLIGETALKVIEFEQMFLPMCMLSVVGGSARFSGKQRTLFFQHYFPWATKAGLKCTDLMSVYYEKHFNEDLEEVRRNWGILPCPDPRKSSV; encoded by the exons ATGCTGGGGGCCCGTGTGCATCTGAAGGGGTGGCAGCAGGCAGCTGTTGCACTTGGTTCTGCATTTGGGGCCTTGCTTGACCCAAGAAGAGCTGATCTGATAGCTGCTCTTGGAGAGACTACTGGGAAGCCAGCATTTGAGCGTGTGCTGCAGCGAATGAAGAACAGTGCAGAAGGCAAG GAAGTTCTTTTGGAGCGTCCTCGTGTTATATCCTCGCAGGTTTCTCATGCCTGGGACATGCCTCAGAACACGTTTGGTGCTGCATATGCTCAGTTCATGGGATCAAGGAACTTCTCACCAGATGATCGCCCACCTGTCCGTTTCATGGACACTGATGAGCTTGCATACGTTGCAACACGTGCCCGCGAGGTGCATGACTTTTGGCACGTGTTGTTCGGCCTTCCAACAAACCTGATTGGAGAGACTGCCCTCAAGGTGATCGAATTTGAACAGATGTTCCTCCCAATGTGCATGCTATCAGTTGTCGGGGGCTCTGCGAGGTTCAGTGGGAAACAAAGGACTTTGTTTTTCCAGCATTACTTCCCATGGGCAACAAAAGCAGGCCTCAAGTGTACAGATCTGATGTCTGTTTACTATGAAAAGCACTTCAATGAAGACTTGGAGGAAGTAAGGAGAAACTGGGGAATTCTACCATGCCCTGATCCCAGGAAGAGCAGTGTATAG